In Pseudomonas sp. DNDY-54, a genomic segment contains:
- a CDS encoding AmpG family muropeptide MFS transporter yields the protein MSRETWRAALAAYASPASLTLLVLGFAAGLPAILVFSTLSVWLREAGVSRETIGFASWISLAYAFKWVWSPMLDQWRLPWIGALGRRRSWLVLSQAVIAVGLIGMALCNPQQNLTMLIALAVAVAFASATQDIAIDAYRLEIAEDKLQATLAASYMTGYRIAMLLASAGALFLAEWLGSTNLEYSQSAWATTYIAFALLILPGLVTSLLIPEPQGAAPLSNEPSMFSFNHQLAGVGLLLVLLISVPAMINALIAQAWPRAILYLLFIVGSLSPWGRALLVPVRQMLSQAGQRQRPARFDFVHQAVSVIVLIILMVSTTGMFQSYWGGYWPRGTMYLLICWGCLSGPGRILMGPVLTPITDFILRYRWQALLLLGLIATYRMSDTVMGVMANVFYIDQGFSKDQIASVSKLFGLIMTLLGAAFGGLLIVRFSILPILFVGGVASAATNLMFMLLVEMGANLNMLIVTISCDNFSGGLASTAFVAYLSSLTNLKFSATQYALLSSLMLLLPRLLGGYSGVMVEQLGYSDFFLVTALLGVPTLVLIVWQWSRSRRQPETAEPLTSTERS from the coding sequence ATGTCCCGTGAAACCTGGCGCGCCGCGCTCGCTGCCTACGCCAGCCCTGCCTCACTGACGCTACTGGTGCTCGGCTTCGCCGCCGGCCTGCCTGCAATCCTGGTGTTTTCCACGCTCTCGGTGTGGCTGCGTGAAGCGGGTGTCTCACGCGAGACCATCGGCTTTGCCAGCTGGATCAGCCTGGCCTATGCCTTCAAGTGGGTCTGGTCGCCCATGCTCGACCAGTGGCGCCTACCCTGGATCGGCGCCCTGGGCCGGCGACGCTCCTGGCTGGTGCTGTCGCAAGCGGTCATCGCCGTCGGCCTTATCGGCATGGCGCTGTGCAACCCGCAGCAGAATCTGACCATGCTGATTGCCCTCGCCGTCGCGGTGGCCTTCGCCTCGGCGACGCAAGACATCGCTATCGACGCCTATCGCCTGGAAATCGCCGAGGACAAACTGCAGGCAACGCTAGCGGCGAGCTACATGACCGGTTATCGCATCGCCATGCTATTGGCCAGTGCCGGCGCGCTGTTTCTTGCCGAATGGCTGGGATCGACCAATCTGGAATACAGCCAGAGCGCCTGGGCGACTACCTACATCGCCTTCGCCCTTCTCATCTTGCCGGGGCTGGTCACTAGTTTGCTGATTCCGGAGCCGCAAGGCGCCGCGCCGCTGTCCAACGAGCCCTCGATGTTCAGTTTTAACCATCAGCTGGCGGGCGTTGGTTTGCTGCTGGTACTGCTGATATCCGTTCCGGCGATGATCAACGCGCTGATTGCACAGGCCTGGCCGCGCGCAATTCTGTACTTGCTGTTCATCGTTGGATCACTGTCGCCTTGGGGCCGTGCTCTGTTGGTTCCCGTTCGACAGATGCTGAGCCAGGCAGGGCAGCGCCAGCGCCCGGCACGCTTCGATTTCGTGCATCAGGCCGTGTCGGTGATCGTGCTCATTATCCTCATGGTGTCGACCACCGGCATGTTTCAGTCTTACTGGGGCGGCTACTGGCCACGCGGGACCATGTACCTGCTGATCTGCTGGGGCTGTCTGTCTGGCCCCGGACGGATATTGATGGGCCCCGTCCTAACCCCTATCACCGACTTCATCCTGCGCTACCGCTGGCAGGCGCTGTTACTGCTGGGTTTGATCGCCACGTACCGAATGTCGGACACGGTGATGGGCGTCATGGCCAATGTCTTCTACATCGACCAGGGTTTCAGCAAAGATCAGATCGCCAGCGTCAGCAAGCTATTCGGGCTGATCATGACCCTGCTTGGCGCGGCGTTTGGCGGATTGCTGATCGTACGCTTCAGTATCTTGCCGATCCTGTTCGTCGGCGGCGTTGCTTCTGCGGCCACCAACCTCATGTTCATGCTGTTGGTGGAAATGGGCGCGAACCTGAACATGCTGATCGTCACCATTTCCTGCGACAACTTCAGCGGGGGACTGGCGTCGACGGCCTTCGTAGCCTATCTGTCGAGCCTCACCAACCTGAAATTCTCCGCGACGCAGTATGCATTGCTCAGTTCGTTGATGCTGTTGTTGCCGCGCCTGCTGGGCGGTTACTCAGGCGTGATGGTCGAACAGCTCGGGTACAGCGACTTCTTCCTGGTTACGGCACTGCTCGGCGTCCCGACCTTGGTACTGATCGTTTGGCAGTGGTCACGCAGCCGCCGGCAGCCTGAAACGGCCGAGCCGCTGACCAGCACCGAACGAAGCTGA